From one Sphingomonas xanthus genomic stretch:
- a CDS encoding class I mannose-6-phosphate isomerase translates to MQRLATRIVEKPWGRCGLDPCFGAAPKQKVGEIWFESPAGRPFDVMAKYLFTTERLSVQVHPDDEAARAAGHAYGKDECWIVLEATDDAEIGIGTCRPLGRAELVEAARSGAIADLVEWRKPRRGDVIYNPAGTIHSLGAGLTVLEIQQAADLTYRLYDYGRERDLHLQESADVARAEPHHHPVDGQVGDASRILVDGPHFGVAWCVGVPPPLPAMRDIQLLPIDAEVAGLRPGECGLVDELEVGSLASGGNFVLAWSHVQEET, encoded by the coding sequence GTGCAAAGGCTGGCAACCAGGATCGTTGAAAAGCCCTGGGGGCGGTGCGGGCTGGATCCGTGCTTCGGCGCTGCGCCAAAGCAAAAAGTCGGCGAAATCTGGTTCGAGTCGCCGGCGGGACGGCCGTTCGACGTCATGGCCAAATATCTTTTCACGACTGAGCGCCTATCGGTCCAGGTCCATCCCGACGATGAGGCCGCAAGGGCCGCCGGCCATGCCTATGGCAAGGACGAATGCTGGATCGTGCTGGAAGCGACCGACGATGCCGAGATCGGGATCGGGACCTGCCGCCCTCTTGGGCGCGCCGAACTGGTCGAAGCGGCGCGAAGCGGGGCGATCGCCGACCTGGTCGAATGGCGAAAGCCGCGTCGGGGCGATGTAATCTACAACCCGGCCGGGACCATCCATTCGCTGGGGGCTGGACTGACCGTGCTGGAGATCCAGCAAGCGGCCGACCTTACCTACCGCCTCTACGATTACGGCCGCGAGCGTGACTTGCATCTCCAGGAGTCGGCCGATGTCGCGCGCGCCGAACCGCATCACCACCCGGTTGACGGACAGGTTGGTGATGCCAGCAGGATCCTTGTCGACGGACCGCATTTCGGCGTCGCGTGGTGCGTCGGCGTCCCGCCGCCGCTTCCGGCGATGCGCGATATCCAATTGCTGCCCATCGACGCGGAAGTCGCCGGACTGAGGCCCGGCGAATGCGGCCTAGTCGACGAATTGGAAGTGGGCTCGCTGGCCAGCGGCGGCAACTTCGTGTTGGCATGGTCGCACGTCCAGGAGGAAACTTGA
- a CDS encoding Y-family DNA polymerase yields MPNDGAAGPEAGQPFVLTAKVKGALRLAAVDRGAGALGLVPGMTLSDARARVPGLASFTHDPAADLGWLERLADGCLRYSPMVAADPPDGLLLDIAGCAHLFGGEAGLVADLDDRLDRLGLHRRMAFAGTQGAARALARYQALPAADEAAAVRRLPVTALELGDDATLALTRAGLNRVGELAVRPMASVAARFGAETVAALRHVLGEEERPIVPRQPAVPVAAERRFAEPIARTDDALTVLGELVGEAAEQMERRRLGGRRFEGLLFRSDGIMRTLVVETSRPSRDPALVVRLMAERIEALADPIDPGFGFDLIRLRVPVTEPLAAAQLAMEGGAAADVEVDSLVDRLSIRLGRERVRRLVPLDTHIPEQMQLELPAVGTSPSKAEWPRPEPGEPPLRPLHLFDPPQRIEVVAEVPDGPPHRFRWRRKLHEVRRFEGPERIASEWWKRRDGEVDRPGLTRDYYRVEDAHGRRFWLFRHGLYAEKADPGWYVHGLFA; encoded by the coding sequence ATGCCGAACGATGGCGCCGCCGGGCCTGAAGCGGGCCAGCCGTTTGTCCTTACCGCCAAGGTCAAGGGCGCGCTGCGGCTGGCGGCGGTCGATCGTGGGGCTGGGGCGTTGGGCCTCGTCCCTGGCATGACCCTGTCCGACGCGCGGGCACGCGTGCCGGGGCTCGCCTCCTTCACCCATGATCCTGCCGCCGACCTTGGCTGGCTGGAACGGCTGGCGGACGGTTGCCTGCGCTATTCGCCGATGGTCGCCGCCGACCCACCCGACGGGCTGCTGCTGGATATCGCCGGCTGTGCCCATCTGTTTGGCGGGGAAGCGGGGCTGGTGGCTGACCTCGACGACCGGCTCGACCGATTGGGACTGCATCGTCGGATGGCCTTTGCAGGAACGCAGGGCGCGGCTCGGGCGCTGGCCCGCTACCAGGCGCTGCCCGCGGCAGACGAGGCGGCGGCAGTCCGCCGTTTGCCGGTAACGGCGCTGGAATTGGGCGATGATGCGACATTGGCCCTGACCCGAGCCGGATTGAACAGGGTCGGCGAGTTGGCGGTACGGCCCATGGCCTCGGTTGCCGCCCGTTTCGGGGCGGAGACGGTCGCCGCGTTGCGCCATGTGCTGGGCGAGGAGGAACGGCCGATCGTTCCGCGTCAGCCGGCGGTGCCGGTCGCCGCCGAACGCCGCTTCGCGGAACCCATTGCCCGCACCGACGATGCGCTGACGGTGCTTGGCGAGCTGGTCGGGGAGGCGGCCGAGCAGATGGAGCGACGTCGGCTTGGCGGGCGCCGGTTCGAAGGGTTGTTGTTCCGCAGCGACGGGATAATGCGGACGCTGGTGGTCGAGACCAGCCGGCCGAGCCGCGATCCGGCGCTGGTGGTGCGGCTAATGGCCGAGCGGATCGAGGCGCTGGCCGATCCCATCGACCCCGGTTTCGGTTTTGACCTCATTCGCCTGCGGGTGCCGGTCACCGAGCCGCTGGCCGCAGCGCAGCTTGCAATGGAAGGCGGCGCGGCGGCAGATGTCGAGGTCGACTCGCTGGTCGACCGGCTGAGCATCCGGCTGGGCCGTGAACGGGTGCGCAGGCTGGTTCCGCTCGATACCCATATTCCCGAGCAGATGCAGTTGGAATTGCCGGCGGTCGGGACCTCTCCGTCAAAAGCCGAATGGCCGCGACCCGAACCTGGCGAGCCGCCACTGCGGCCGCTTCATCTGTTCGACCCGCCGCAGCGGATCGAGGTGGTGGCCGAGGTGCCCGACGGGCCGCCGCACCGTTTTCGCTGGCGTCGCAAGCTGCATGAGGTGCGGCGCTTCGAAGGCCCCGAGCGGATCGCCAGCGAATGGTGGAAGCGCCGCGACGGAGAAGTCGACCGGCCTGGCCTGACCCGTGATTATTACCGGGTGGAGGATGCGCACGGACGGCGCTTCTGGCTATTCCGTCACGGGCTTTACGCGGAGAAGGCCGATCCCGGCTGGTACGTCCACGGCCTGTTCGCATGA
- a CDS encoding acetyl-CoA C-acetyltransferase, with amino-acid sequence MPEAYIVEALRTAGGKRGGALRDWHPADLGAAVLDALVSRSGTDPSAIDDVIAGCVSQVGEQSFHIGRNMVLASSLPDSVPAVSIDRQCGSSQQALHFAAQAVMSGTQDIVIACGVESMTRVPMGTPVILPMQAGIGDGPWPDSIKQRYRVNEFSQFTGAEMMARKYGFGRDMLDDFALDSHRKAAAAADARAFARELLVLDGLDREGNAVRHDRDEGIRADAGRDGLAALKTIAPGGVITAGNASQMCDGASGVLVVSERALKEHGLTPLARIDHLAVTGGDPVIMLEEPIPATRRALDRSGRSLAEIDLYEVNEAFAPVPLAWLREIGADPNRLNVNGGAIALGHPLGASGTKLMATLVHALRARGKRFGLQTMCEGGGIANVTIIEAL; translated from the coding sequence ATGCCCGAGGCCTATATCGTCGAAGCCCTGCGGACCGCTGGCGGAAAACGCGGGGGAGCCCTGCGCGACTGGCATCCGGCCGACCTTGGCGCGGCGGTCCTCGACGCGCTGGTGTCGCGCAGCGGGACCGATCCGTCGGCGATCGACGACGTCATCGCCGGCTGCGTCAGCCAGGTGGGCGAACAGAGTTTCCATATCGGCCGCAACATGGTGCTGGCATCGTCGCTTCCCGACAGCGTGCCCGCCGTCAGCATCGACCGGCAATGCGGCAGTTCGCAGCAAGCGCTTCATTTCGCAGCCCAGGCGGTGATGAGCGGCACCCAGGACATAGTCATTGCCTGCGGCGTCGAAAGCATGACCCGCGTGCCGATGGGAACTCCGGTCATCCTGCCGATGCAGGCGGGGATTGGCGACGGGCCATGGCCGGACTCGATCAAGCAGCGCTATCGCGTCAATGAGTTCAGCCAGTTCACCGGTGCGGAAATGATGGCTCGCAAATATGGGTTCGGCCGCGACATGCTCGATGATTTCGCGCTCGACAGCCATCGGAAGGCTGCCGCCGCCGCCGATGCCCGGGCGTTCGCGCGCGAGTTGCTCGTGCTCGACGGGCTCGACCGGGAAGGCAATGCGGTTCGTCACGACCGTGACGAAGGCATTCGCGCCGACGCCGGTCGCGATGGGCTGGCGGCGCTCAAAACCATTGCTCCGGGCGGCGTCATCACCGCCGGCAACGCCAGTCAGATGTGCGACGGCGCGTCGGGAGTACTGGTCGTCTCAGAACGCGCCCTGAAGGAGCATGGCCTGACCCCGCTGGCTCGGATCGACCATCTGGCGGTGACCGGCGGCGACCCGGTGATCATGCTCGAAGAGCCGATCCCCGCGACCCGTCGCGCGCTGGACCGGTCGGGACGGTCGCTTGCCGAGATCGATCTTTATGAGGTCAACGAGGCGTTCGCTCCGGTACCGCTGGCCTGGCTCAGGGAAATCGGCGCCGACCCCAATCGGCTCAACGTCAACGGAGGGGCGATCGCACTCGGTCATCCGCTCGGCGCGAGCGGGACCAAGTTGATGGCGACGCTGGTCCACGCGTTACGCGCCCGGGGCAAGCGGTTCGGCCTGCAGACCATGTGCGAGGGTGGCGGCATCGCCAATGTGACCATCATCGAGGCGCTTTGA
- the paaI gene encoding hydroxyphenylacetyl-CoA thioesterase PaaI has product MAVDDDRLARRVADAMLSREGTGPAWKVEIEEARSGYARVRMTIRPDMANGHGIAHGGMIFALADTAFAYACNSRNAITVAQHGSISFLSPVQVGETLVAEAVERAREGRSGVYAVQVRAGEGRIVAEFQGLSRETGGMVIEP; this is encoded by the coding sequence ATGGCGGTCGATGACGACCGGCTGGCCCGCCGCGTCGCCGACGCAATGCTGTCGCGCGAAGGCACGGGGCCGGCGTGGAAGGTCGAAATCGAGGAAGCGCGATCAGGTTATGCGCGGGTCCGCATGACGATCCGCCCCGACATGGCCAACGGACATGGGATCGCCCATGGCGGGATGATATTCGCATTGGCCGACACGGCCTTCGCTTACGCCTGCAACAGCCGCAACGCGATCACCGTCGCGCAGCATGGTTCGATCAGTTTCCTCTCGCCGGTACAGGTGGGCGAAACACTGGTGGCGGAAGCCGTGGAGCGCGCCCGCGAGGGCCGGAGCGGTGTCTATGCGGTGCAGGTACGTGCCGGCGAGGGGCGGATCGTTGCCGAATTCCAGGGACTTTCGCGCGAAACTGGCGGGATGGTGATCGAGCCCTGA
- a CDS encoding ImuA family protein, with protein sequence MRESDDLQAMLRRRLAHLAGNTRRIEAGRIPSGHARLDGALGGGFARGCVHELFAAESDDGTSAAGLAAMLALLISAGGPILWLRTDESARRGGTLHAPGFAGLGGDPATLLIAQAPDVATLLRGAADAARTSGLDALIVECRGRCPALDLTASRRLALAAERSGATLFLLRADADPVPSAAETRWAVAAAPSRALEAGAPGLPALDIELLRRRAGPAGMRWRLEWDRDRQSFLDPALPGAVVSLSSRRPVAPDAERWRRRA encoded by the coding sequence ATGCGCGAGTCGGACGATCTTCAGGCCATGCTTCGGCGTCGGCTTGCCCATTTGGCCGGGAACACCCGACGGATTGAGGCAGGACGAATCCCGAGCGGCCATGCCCGGCTGGACGGAGCGCTTGGCGGCGGATTTGCGCGGGGATGCGTGCATGAACTGTTCGCGGCCGAGTCCGACGACGGGACCAGCGCCGCGGGACTCGCGGCGATGCTGGCGCTGCTGATCAGCGCCGGTGGGCCGATCCTATGGCTTCGCACCGATGAGTCGGCGCGCCGCGGCGGGACCTTGCATGCGCCGGGTTTTGCCGGGCTCGGCGGCGATCCGGCCACGTTGCTGATCGCCCAGGCTCCCGATGTGGCAACCCTGCTGCGTGGGGCGGCCGATGCTGCGCGGACCAGCGGACTGGATGCGCTAATCGTCGAATGTCGGGGCCGTTGTCCCGCGCTCGATCTCACCGCCAGCCGGCGCTTGGCGCTGGCCGCTGAACGGTCCGGCGCGACCCTGTTCCTGCTGCGGGCCGATGCCGATCCGGTGCCCTCGGCGGCCGAAACGCGTTGGGCGGTCGCCGCTGCGCCGAGCCGCGCGTTGGAAGCCGGTGCACCCGGGTTGCCGGCGCTGGATATCGAATTGTTGCGCCGCCGCGCCGGACCTGCCGGGATGCGGTGGCGGCTGGAGTGGGACCGTGACCGACAAAGTTTCCTCGACCCGGCGCTACCTGGCGCTGTGGTTTCCCTATCTTCCCGCCGACCGGTTGCGCCGGATGCCGAACGATGGCGCCGCCGGGCCTGA
- the hppD gene encoding 4-hydroxyphenylpyruvate dioxygenase, translating to MATATSVELGPLGLENPMGTDGFEFVEYAAPDPELLRSLFTKMGFPAVARHKRKDVTLHRQGDINFIINAEADSFASHFAAEHGPSACAMAFRVKDAKAAHDRAMSMGATDVHNDVAEGEVDIPGIEGIGGSILYFVDRYGGTPGDGSTIYDVDFDFFPDAEAKVAQANSHLTYLDHLTHNVHRGRMSHWAEFYEQLFNFREIRYFDIEGKVTGLFSKAMTSPCGKIRIPLNESQDDKSQIEEFLREYKGEGIQHIALGSDDIYATVDILSARGIPFQDTPDTYYELVDERVKDHGEPTAELEKRRILVDGAPTEGQGLLLQIFTQNVIGPIFFEIIQRKGNEGFGEGNFKALFESIELDQIRRGVIDA from the coding sequence ATGGCTACCGCCACTTCCGTCGAGCTCGGCCCGCTGGGCCTTGAGAACCCGATGGGAACCGACGGCTTCGAGTTCGTCGAATATGCCGCGCCAGATCCGGAACTGCTGCGCTCGCTGTTCACCAAGATGGGCTTTCCGGCGGTCGCCAGGCACAAGCGCAAGGATGTCACGCTGCACCGCCAGGGTGACATCAACTTCATCATCAATGCCGAAGCCGACAGTTTTGCCTCGCATTTCGCCGCCGAACATGGGCCGTCGGCCTGCGCCATGGCGTTTCGCGTCAAGGACGCCAAGGCAGCTCACGACCGGGCGATGAGCATGGGCGCGACCGACGTCCATAACGATGTGGCGGAAGGCGAAGTCGACATTCCCGGGATCGAAGGGATTGGCGGCTCGATCCTGTATTTTGTTGACCGTTACGGCGGGACTCCGGGCGACGGCAGCACCATCTATGACGTCGATTTCGACTTTTTTCCCGACGCCGAAGCGAAGGTCGCGCAAGCCAATTCGCACCTCACCTACCTCGATCACCTGACCCACAATGTGCATCGCGGTCGGATGAGCCATTGGGCCGAGTTCTACGAGCAGCTCTTCAATTTCCGCGAGATCCGCTACTTCGACATCGAGGGCAAGGTGACCGGCCTGTTCTCCAAGGCGATGACGAGTCCATGCGGCAAAATCCGCATTCCTCTGAATGAAAGCCAGGACGATAAGAGCCAGATCGAGGAATTCCTGCGCGAATATAAGGGCGAGGGCATCCAGCATATCGCGCTCGGATCCGACGATATTTACGCCACCGTCGACATCCTCTCGGCCCGCGGCATTCCCTTCCAGGACACGCCCGACACCTATTATGAGCTCGTCGATGAGCGGGTGAAGGACCATGGCGAGCCGACCGCGGAACTGGAAAAGCGCCGTATCCTCGTCGACGGAGCGCCCACCGAGGGCCAGGGGCTGCTGCTGCAGATCTTCACCCAGAATGTGATCGGCCCGATCTTCTTCGAGATCATCCAGCGCAAAGGGAATGAGGGCTTCGGCGAAGGCAATTTCAAGGCGCTGTTCGAATCGATTGAGCTCGACCAGATTCGCCGCGGGGTGATCGACGCCTGA
- a CDS encoding error-prone DNA polymerase, with amino-acid sequence MTTLPFAELVAATNFSFLRGASHPADMVGRALELGMAGIGIADRNTVAGVVRAWVALRDGPQRAMDEAIADRERRGRPSLLTPEERQLFETDLKLVVGARLVFADGTPDIVAYPANRGGWGRLTRLLTVGNLRAVKGDCILRFDDLAGHAEDLLLIVLPVSTGGGEEAHRQPVPYARADAGLRLAEETPQSLAATLDRLAALTPDRVWLGLTMPRRGDDARRAVRLAELARNFGVPLLATNDALYAGAEQRPLHDLLTCVREGTTIHAAGRRLEMNGERHLKSPAEMARLFAAWPDAVAETIRLLDRIDFRLDELRYEYPHEPVPHGWDADSWLAHLAWQAAHKRHGPELPDRLVRLVEEELELIRARRYAPYFLTVHDMVRFARTQQPPILCQGRGSAANSAVCFLLGITSVDPMKHDLLFSRFISEERNEPPDIDVDFEHERREEVMQYIYRRYGRHRAGIAATVIHYRSRSTVREVAKALGMTEDVSARIASTVWGSWSGDLGNERISEAGFDLANPEIVRLRAFCGQLLRNPFPRHLSQHVGGYVLTQDRLDETVPIHNGAMADRTFIEWDKDDIDALGLMKVDVLALGMLTCIRKSFDLMRAHGLGDHTLEVDIDADDPAVFDMLCKGDSIGVFQVESRAQINMLPRLRPRNLYDLTVQVAIVRPGPIEGDMVHPYLRRRAGIDPVEYPSPAPPHDPDELKKLLGGTFGVPLFQEQAMKLAIVAAEFTPNEANRLRRAMATFRHAGGMDAFRDKLINGMTARGYDRDFAERCYRQIEGFGSYGFPESHALSFARLVYVSSWIKCHHPAVFAAALLNSQPMGFYAPAQLVRDAAEHGVEVRDVDINASSWDCTLEPCAQGGHALRLGFRLIDGFRATWAAAITQARARGNFASLEDLARRAALGRPAIRALASADACRSIGLDRRAALWDARRMPEGQLPLFAAADAEELASEPDAHLPPMPTSEQVVADYQTLRLSLKGHPMSFLRDMFADEGVLSCAETSAAKNGQRVRTAGVVLVRQRPGGGNAIFMTIEDESGVTNILLWARDFERQRREVMGARLMVVDGVVQRSKEGIVHLMARRITDRTAELDRLSRAHRATIQLSRADEFERPQHPRGKSAQSHHGQHQPHPRNVRILPKSRDFH; translated from the coding sequence ATGACCACGCTGCCCTTCGCCGAACTGGTCGCAGCGACCAATTTCAGCTTTCTGCGCGGCGCGTCGCATCCCGCCGACATGGTCGGTCGTGCGCTGGAACTGGGCATGGCCGGGATTGGCATCGCCGACCGCAACACGGTGGCGGGGGTAGTGCGCGCCTGGGTCGCACTGCGCGATGGCCCGCAGCGGGCGATGGATGAAGCGATTGCTGATCGCGAACGGCGCGGCCGCCCGTCGTTGCTGACGCCCGAGGAACGGCAATTGTTCGAAACCGATTTGAAGCTGGTGGTCGGTGCGCGTCTGGTATTCGCCGACGGCACTCCCGACATTGTCGCCTATCCGGCCAATCGTGGCGGCTGGGGCCGGCTGACCCGCCTGCTGACGGTCGGCAACCTGCGCGCGGTCAAGGGCGACTGTATTCTGCGTTTCGACGACCTTGCCGGCCATGCCGAAGACCTGCTGCTGATCGTCCTACCGGTGTCGACCGGCGGCGGGGAGGAGGCCCATCGCCAGCCGGTGCCCTATGCGCGAGCGGATGCGGGGCTGCGATTGGCCGAGGAGACTCCGCAGTCGCTTGCTGCCACGCTCGACCGGCTCGCCGCGCTGACGCCGGACCGGGTGTGGCTGGGCCTTACCATGCCCCGGCGCGGCGACGATGCGCGGCGCGCGGTGCGGCTAGCGGAGCTGGCGCGCAACTTCGGGGTTCCGCTGCTGGCGACCAATGACGCGCTTTATGCCGGGGCGGAGCAGAGGCCGCTTCACGACCTGCTGACCTGCGTGCGTGAAGGCACGACCATCCATGCCGCGGGACGGCGGCTGGAAATGAACGGGGAACGGCATCTGAAGTCCCCAGCGGAAATGGCGCGGCTGTTCGCCGCCTGGCCCGACGCGGTTGCGGAGACCATCCGGCTGCTCGACCGGATCGACTTCCGGCTCGACGAGTTGCGCTACGAATATCCGCACGAGCCGGTGCCCCACGGCTGGGATGCCGATAGCTGGCTTGCGCACCTCGCCTGGCAGGCCGCGCATAAGCGGCATGGACCAGAACTGCCCGACCGGCTGGTCAGGCTGGTCGAAGAGGAGTTGGAGCTGATCCGGGCGCGGCGTTACGCTCCCTATTTTCTCACGGTCCACGACATGGTCCGTTTCGCCCGGACGCAGCAGCCGCCGATCCTTTGCCAGGGGCGCGGCTCGGCGGCGAACAGTGCGGTCTGCTTCCTGCTCGGCATCACCTCGGTCGACCCGATGAAGCATGACCTGCTTTTTTCCCGCTTTATTTCCGAAGAGCGCAACGAGCCCCCCGACATCGATGTCGATTTCGAGCATGAACGGCGCGAAGAGGTGATGCAGTATATCTATCGCCGCTATGGCCGGCACCGCGCGGGCATTGCCGCGACAGTGATCCATTATCGTTCGCGCAGCACGGTCCGTGAGGTCGCAAAGGCTCTGGGGATGACCGAGGACGTGTCGGCGCGGATCGCGTCGACCGTATGGGGCAGCTGGTCGGGCGATTTGGGGAATGAACGGATTAGCGAGGCGGGTTTTGACCTCGCCAACCCCGAAATCGTCCGCTTGCGCGCGTTTTGCGGGCAATTGTTGCGCAACCCCTTCCCGCGCCATTTGTCACAGCATGTCGGCGGCTATGTGCTGACCCAGGACCGGCTCGACGAAACGGTGCCGATTCACAATGGCGCGATGGCTGACCGCACCTTCATCGAATGGGACAAGGACGACATCGACGCGCTTGGCTTGATGAAGGTCGATGTGCTGGCGCTGGGAATGCTGACCTGCATCCGGAAAAGCTTCGATCTGATGCGAGCCCACGGGCTTGGCGATCATACGCTGGAAGTCGATATCGATGCCGACGACCCGGCGGTGTTCGACATGCTGTGCAAAGGCGACAGCATCGGCGTGTTCCAGGTCGAAAGCCGGGCGCAGATCAACATGCTCCCCCGGCTTCGGCCACGCAATCTCTACGACCTTACGGTGCAGGTGGCGATCGTTCGCCCCGGCCCGATCGAGGGCGACATGGTCCATCCCTATCTGCGCCGCCGCGCGGGGATTGATCCGGTCGAATATCCTTCGCCCGCGCCGCCCCACGACCCGGACGAATTGAAGAAATTGCTGGGCGGGACTTTCGGCGTTCCGCTGTTCCAGGAACAGGCGATGAAGCTGGCCATCGTGGCGGCGGAATTCACCCCGAACGAAGCCAACCGGCTGCGTCGGGCCATGGCCACCTTCCGTCATGCCGGGGGGATGGACGCGTTCCGCGACAAGCTCATCAACGGCATGACCGCGCGGGGCTATGACCGGGACTTTGCCGAACGCTGCTACAGGCAGATCGAGGGGTTCGGCAGCTATGGCTTTCCCGAAAGCCATGCCTTGTCCTTCGCCCGGCTGGTCTATGTCTCGTCGTGGATCAAATGCCATCATCCCGCGGTGTTTGCGGCAGCATTGCTCAATTCGCAGCCGATGGGATTCTATGCGCCGGCGCAGCTCGTCCGCGATGCGGCCGAACATGGGGTCGAGGTGCGCGATGTCGACATCAACGCCAGCTCTTGGGACTGCACGCTGGAGCCGTGCGCCCAAGGCGGGCATGCGCTGCGGCTGGGCTTCCGGCTAATCGACGGGTTTCGCGCCACCTGGGCGGCGGCGATCACCCAAGCGCGGGCGCGGGGAAATTTTGCAAGCCTGGAGGATCTTGCCCGCCGCGCCGCGCTTGGCCGGCCGGCGATCCGCGCGCTCGCTTCGGCCGATGCTTGCCGGTCGATCGGCCTCGACCGCCGCGCCGCGCTGTGGGATGCCCGGCGAATGCCGGAGGGGCAGTTGCCGCTGTTCGCTGCGGCCGATGCCGAGGAACTGGCCAGCGAGCCCGATGCCCATTTGCCGCCGATGCCAACGAGCGAGCAGGTGGTTGCCGATTACCAGACGTTGCGGCTTTCGCTGAAAGGCCATCCGATGTCCTTCCTGCGCGACATGTTCGCGGACGAAGGCGTGCTGAGCTGCGCCGAGACCAGCGCCGCCAAGAACGGGCAGCGGGTCCGGACCGCGGGGGTGGTGCTGGTTCGCCAGCGGCCGGGCGGGGGCAATGCAATCTTCATGACCATCGAGGATGAAAGCGGGGTGACCAATATCCTGTTGTGGGCGCGCGATTTCGAACGGCAGCGGCGCGAAGTGATGGGGGCGCGGCTGATGGTCGTCGACGGGGTGGTCCAACGCAGCAAGGAAGGGATCGTCCACCTTATGGCCAGGCGGATCACTGACCGGACGGCGGAACTCGACCGGTTATCGAGGGCCCATCGGGCGACCATCCAGCTTTCGCGCGCGGACGAATTCGAACGGCCGCAACATCCGCGCGGCAAGTCGGCGCAGAGCCACCACGGCCAGCACCAGCCGCACCCGCGCAACGTCCGGATCCTGCCCAAGTCGCGCGATTTTCATTAA
- the pcaF gene encoding 3-oxoadipyl-CoA thiolase yields the protein MTDAFICDAVRTPIGRYAGALKDVRPDDLAAIPLRALKERNPGLDWDSVDDLILGCANQAGEDNRNVARMAALLAGLGTSVPGTTVNRLCGSGLDAVAIAARAIKAGEADLIVAGGVESMTRAPFVMPKAETAFGRANGVFDTTIGWRFVNRKLKAEFGIDSMPETAENVAEEFQVSRQDQDKFAAESQRRAAAAQANGRLAAEIVPVTVPQRKGDPIVVDRDEHPRETSVDKLAALKSIVREGGTVTAGNASGVNDGAAALIIASASAVEKYRLTPRAKVLGAAVAGVPPRIMGIGPAPATNRLLDRLGLTVSQIDIVELNEAFAAQGLAVLRQLGLPDDADHVNPNGGAIALGHPLGMSGARLALTATEELQRSSGRYALATMCIGVGQGIALALERV from the coding sequence ATGACCGACGCCTTCATCTGCGATGCTGTCCGCACACCCATCGGGCGCTATGCCGGCGCCCTTAAGGACGTGCGGCCCGACGACCTTGCCGCAATTCCCCTCCGCGCACTGAAAGAGCGCAACCCGGGGCTCGATTGGGACTCGGTCGATGACCTCATTCTCGGTTGCGCAAACCAAGCCGGCGAGGACAATCGGAATGTCGCGCGCATGGCGGCCCTGCTCGCCGGGTTGGGGACCAGCGTTCCCGGGACCACGGTCAATCGGCTGTGCGGCTCCGGCCTCGACGCGGTGGCCATCGCCGCCCGCGCGATCAAGGCCGGCGAGGCCGACCTGATCGTCGCTGGCGGCGTCGAGAGCATGACCCGCGCCCCGTTCGTGATGCCCAAGGCCGAAACGGCCTTCGGGCGGGCCAATGGTGTGTTCGACACGACCATCGGCTGGCGCTTCGTCAACCGGAAGCTGAAGGCGGAATTCGGCATCGATTCGATGCCCGAAACGGCCGAAAATGTAGCCGAGGAGTTTCAGGTCAGCCGGCAGGACCAGGACAAGTTTGCGGCAGAAAGCCAGCGCCGCGCCGCTGCCGCCCAGGCCAACGGCCGGCTGGCCGCCGAAATCGTTCCGGTGACCGTCCCCCAGCGCAAGGGCGATCCGATCGTCGTCGATCGTGACGAACATCCGCGCGAAACCAGCGTTGACAAGCTCGCCGCGCTCAAGTCGATCGTGCGCGAGGGTGGTACTGTCACTGCCGGCAATGCGTCCGGGGTCAATGACGGGGCAGCGGCGCTCATTATCGCCTCGGCCTCCGCGGTCGAAAAATATCGGCTCACCCCGCGGGCCAAGGTGCTCGGGGCGGCGGTCGCGGGCGTCCCGCCGCGGATCATGGGAATCGGCCCAGCCCCGGCGACCAACCGGCTGCTCGACCGGCTGGGGCTGACGGTCAGCCAGATCGACATTGTCGAACTAAACGAGGCATTCGCCGCGCAGGGGCTGGCGGTGCTCCGCCAACTAGGCCTGCCCGACGATGCGGACCATGTGAACCCCAACGGCGGGGCGATCGCGCTCGGTCATCCGCTCGGAATGTCCGGCGCCCGCCTAGCGCTGACCGCGACCGAGGAACTGCAGCGCAGCAGCGGCCGCTACGCGCTTGCGACCATGTGCATCGGTGTCGGCCAGGGAATTGCATTGGCGCTTGAGCGGGTTTGA